GAAGTGGAAACCAGACTCCTGCAGGAAGCCCTTATACTCCTCCTGGATCTTCTCTGGAGACAACACAACAACGACAGacatatgagcatgtgtgtgtgtgagagagatacaaaccccaactccgatgaagttgggacgtttggtaaacagtgaataaaatcaaaatgctatcattttcaaaacattcaatctattcattatatggagaatagtgaaaagacaacatattaagtgttaaaaccgagaaaaaatattgttttgggggacatatgtactcatttctaatttgataaatccaacacgtctcaaaagagttgggacggggatcagtgaaatttagtaaacatccaaataagataaaacaacaaagaagaacatttcaaaatgaattgtactgacggacaatataggtgtccaggtataagatcatcacagagaggctgagtcactcagaattaaagatgcaaagggaataattaccatagttattacatatatttttgaattccctttgatttaccacgattgagtgtatataagacatatttttgttaatcattgtataggttcatgacatcatggaatatatattggctgtatgtctcactctagcactccaggaattagagctattgaaaattgaccatattaagaatgcttaatgcatgaaaatgatacaggggtgtaacattctcctaagcacctgagctcacttgaaatagacccagaagacatgggaaactgtcctttgcttacagaagtcagcagaagttgtagaagtccattctttttgacaataatagagcattgcacatcctgtgctacagtaaaaatggaccatccaacttgtgttagtgctagcttcaaaagtcagcctccatgatggcatgcaggtgcagtagtgcattggttaagatgttctcactcatctgtagagttaaatacagtgctgaatggtataaatgggttttaaacagcatgaaaagccactcatgcattatattttgaagggttgcattctctactatgttttaacagtttggctccatcataaggaccagcaggtgatacaatggtgggtttttggtcaagacctgtcacactgtaagcactacagaaaggaaaacattgcaaaacatgacaaggaatacacccaccatttaagctggtgaaatcatgtccaagataggaattaacactgttttttatataaaatcatctcatcggttaatgtatttaactgttaagtgttgtcttttgttttgcttttagtcttcctcgacatttgctgccatttattgtccccgtcccaactcttttgagacgtgttggatttatcaaattagaaatgagtacatatgtcccccaaaacaatatttttttctcagttttaacacttaatatgttgtcttttcactattctccatctaatgaatagattgaatgttttgaaaatgatagcattttgattttattcattgtttaccaaacgtcccaacttcatcggagttggggtttgtagataggtagatagagagagagagagagagagagagagagagagagagagagagagagagagagagagagagagagagagagagagagagagagagagagagataaagagggatgATGGGAAAAGTGGGGCGTgatgaggagtgagagagagagagagagagagagagagagagagagagagagagagagaaagagagagagagacggagagtccacaaaagagagaaaaaagaaagaaaagaaactatGAAATGAAACTCTTGTTGGATGTCTACATTGAAGCTGTATTACCATAGGTGGAGTTTGTACTTGAAAACAGATCAGTTAAAGGTGATGACATCAAGTCCTTTACTGGTCTCTCCCCACAAAGACTAAACCACATCCCTGCGCATCGAGATATTCGGGGATTCCGGGCTTAAGTTAAGCAgtacttattgtggtgaaaattatTGTTTTCAACTGACTGCTTCCACATCAAGCTGTTATCATACGTGTCTCTTAGTATGGGTGGCCGTCCTACCACATGTCGAGACATATAATTACCACCACGCCTTAGTAATGACACAAACGGCACGTTCTGAATCTGatatccccaacacacacacacacaccattatcatTAGGCCATGAGTACCTCCTCGAGGAGTGTCCTGGTGCTGGGACTTGTCCTTCCTCCACTcgagtgcacgcacacgcacacgcacacgcacaccattatCATAAGGCCATGTGTACCTCCGAGAGGGGCGTCTTGGTGTTGGGACTTGTCCTTCCTCCACTCTGACACCACGTCCAGGATGTTGTTGAAGTGGAAGTCCATGCGCTTGTCGATGTCCGGGTCCGTGGCCCCGCCCCCCTCTTGCAGCAGCTCGCAGCGTTCCCCCAACTTATGCATCTTAATGCCCAGCTGCAgccaaggacaaacacacacacacacacacacacacacacacacacacacacacacacacacacacacacacacacacacacacacacacacacacacacacacacacacacgcagacatgcacacaggtacacacacgcacacgcacgcacacacgagaaaTTATAATGACATTTACATAAGAAAATTAACAAAGTAGGACTACTAGTATAGAAAATGTGCAAATACACAAATTGCAGATAAAATACTTTTATACTCATTAGTTTCTTTACtgtctttactgtgtgtgtgtgtgtgtgtgtgtgtgtgtgtgtgtgtgtgtgtgtgtgtatacagctcccggccactttattagaatagcatgaaaaagttgatttatttccataattccatcaataatgttaaactgtcatggattatagattcatggtccagttttttaactattccaatcattcaattgtttatttttgcatattttgggcttccagctcaaaaaacccatgaattggggaattcgcatcattagaatattgtgataaaatcacaattttcttcagcaaaattcaggtcacatcaaatcagttgaaatttggtactatctacataacatgcaatgttcaatacttggttaggactctctctgtcttaataactgccatgatgtgtttaacattgaagtcaatggcagaaacagtacatgggagttatggaagcccagctatccttgatgctttgctgtcagctgttcttgtttgttgacctggtgacccacacttcactattcaatataccctgtagatttccatgccacgcgttagtgttaactcaccagtttaattctaacttaccagaaataaaaccccattcattttcaatggggtttcatttctggtgatttagaattaaactggtgaattagcgccaaaacgtggcatggaaatctacagggtatattgaagagtgaagtgtgggtcaccaggtcaacaaacaagaacagctgacagcaaagcatcaaggatatctgggcttccataactcccatgtaccgtttctgccattgacttcaatgttaaacacatcatgacagttattaagacagagagagcaccaaCCAAGTATTGAATGTTGCAGGATATGTAgatagtaccaaatttcaactgatttgacgtgacctgaattttgctgaagaaaattgtgattttatcacaatattctaatgctgcgaattcaccaattcatgtttttttgagctggaaggccaaaataagtaaaagcaaacaattgaatgattggaatagttaaaaaactgggccatgaatctataatacatgacagtttaacattattgatggaattatggaaataaatcaactttttcacactattctaataaagtggcctggagctgtatgtgtgtgtgtgtgtgtgtgtgtgtgtgtgtgtgtgtgtgtgtgtgtgtgtgtgtgtgtgtaaataactcACCTGTTCGCACATGAGGGCAATGGGGTTGTTGACGCAGCCGTTGACTATCTGAGCTCCGCGTCCAACAGTGACCCCTAGTGTCTTGTCGTCCCACACGCGCCCTCCGATGCGATCCCTGGcctccagcaccaccacctaTTCATAGCAACACAGTTGACGAGCAGTTTAAGTCACACAGAACTTGAATACACTGAATACACATTATTATTTATCCCTGACATGCAAAGTGTTCAAAGAACCTGGGtaagtagtaatccaggttaagCTAACCTTGAGATAGTGGCAAATCATGTAATACAAGAGCATGGAGTCCTTATTTCCTTAACTAAATGATACCTGGGGCCTCTCTATTAGCAGattgaccacttcatgcaggtTAACTTAGGTTAGGTTAtcatttaaccatgttcttggagtaCTCCCATGGAAGTTCAGTAACTAATGAGAGTAATGAAATGtggtagggatgcaccaatacttgctcattatactcatactcatcAAACACTTGCTAACACCAGGCACTGATACTGCCATTACACGACACAATGCAACATCTCATCACATTACATTGacctgaaagcagcatgggaaaaaaagctctgcctcatacatttactaacacttaaatctacatggaaatggacaataaaacaaataccACAGGTGGATaaacaaggctgtgcatttattttcattgtatgttgggggtaaaagtattggtatcggtattcagtatcggcaagtacagacatcAAAGCACTCATACtcatatcggttttcaaaaaaagtgcaTCCCTAAAATGTAGATGGGAGTGCTGACCTGCATGCCAAAGTTCTGCAGCTGTCGAGCGGCGGCCAGTCCTGATGCTCCTGCACCAATCACCAGCACGGTCTTCTTCTGTGGagaacacaaagacacagacatcgATTTAACATGCGTGcactgcacactcactcacacacatcgaTTGTATACacaattgcgcacacacacacacacacgacacacgacacacgacacacacacacacacacacacacacacacacacacacacacacacacacacacacacacacacacacagttagtactTGAAAGCATGCGTTACTTGTGCAACCCTGgttctctctttttaaaaaaaaaatgttttttatgcctttatttgacaggacagttgaagattgtgacaggaagcgaatgggacagagagacaggggaggatcgggaaatgaccccggccggactcgaaacggggtccctgtgggtgggcatgcatgcccaaatgtggggggcttagcgcgctgcgccacagcgccccgcaaccctggttctctgagggagatgagcaAGACAGCGCACTATGGGTAACCTTAGTGAGAATCGACTGAAAAAGAATTTGTTTTATTTGGACTTGACTTgtacttaacacattgactaccaaaccacGGGAAACCCcatttttacttcccatgcgttggctcccaaaaatgGGAAAACCtgtttttgagggttttttagtggattctgaatctacacattctgtgtgattttcgtaattatgtgatgaacagaagtcacatagatcatgaaaacacctacagtcaaaactcctaTAAACATCGTTATTTGTATATTTCATCTGTGCAACTTATCACAATGCAGTAtttttgagtgttattacagcgaatgaaatcatgcacatttcctgttcacgtcacatcAAGGCGCCTGGGCAATCACAATATACCTAGCTTCCTGTCAGGGTTTTGCTAGCTTATCGTAAACACAGGCCTAGAGAAGGATAAggaggtttgctgtcatcaaattaggcatggaaatggaagtttggaatgaaaaaacagcacaacacagcagcagaaacaaACGTTGGTGAGTATACTTCGGCGCATCTACTTTTTGCTATTGAATGACTGTCATGCCCATCAGGATACACTAGTAACTAGCTCTCCCAGTGATACTATAAGCAGTAAACAGAagtgatccaggtgttttttcatgaaaatagttaacttggaagcgactggtcttctctttggggcatgaaaatatatttagatcctcaatttaaactcggagagtcaaagagcgcatccGTGACAAAAAAAGCTTTTTCTCCGTTCGAATGCGTTAAAGTGCCATTTTTCGCAGTAGCTTCCGCTTAAAGTTGAATAACTTTGGAATGGAAGAAAATAAAAGCATGCCGTGAAGACCTGTAGCAAGCTGGGATTCTCTTGTTCACTTTCAAACAAGCCctaacatgtgtctgtaggtctaagacataatattcggtggctgttcgaaaatgacaaaaaatgatgaaactgactgggagtcttgggctaacatttcaaaaaacgcctggtagtcaatgtgttaataatAACATTTCTGTTGGTTATGATGGTACCGTTCCAGTAAGGTTGTAATACTGTATATGAGTATATGTATACTttctataatatacagtatatattatgtCCATCATGTGGTGGTATGACTCACGTGGTGGTACTGTTCGGGCAGGGTGGGCTGTTTTACTAGCAGGGCTCCGGTGTTGATGAGGCCCTTGCGGGTCATGAAGTGGAGAACCCGGTCCAGCTCCTGCACGCAGCGCACGCGCACCAGCCCTCGCACGATCACGTAGGGGACACACTTCTGTGGCGTCAGGACCTCCTGTTGTACAATGCCACCATAGAGGAACGTACAGAGAAAAACACATATTGTCAGGATTTTGCCGGAATACAGGGACATTTGGAATTGATAGAGTTCCGGTACATAAACAGAATATTGTTAACATTgtattaaaggtgcattgtgtaggattgaGAAAAGAGTGGGTATTtaaactgtgctgctcattgaaactgtgctgcctattgccaaatttgatctttccatgaatatttactaaataataaactaatatttattagtatgaccatgtacagtaagttttgcagcaaaatatgccaatttctggaaattctaaatggtggacatggggaagatccaccttttcatgtgtgaaaaataataattaaattattaaaacttgatggtgatgatttgatggtggtggttaagtattcttgaaaaaagtaacatttgtgaatgggcagcatgaattctggaaagaacctgtttaaaatattacacagtgcaatgTTAAAAATCGGAATATTCAATAGCCAGGAGGGAGTCATTACCTTGCACTCTCGATGCCACGTGGCCAGGATGAGGTTCCTCAGGGCCAGGTACATGGTGGGGTCACGGGAAAATTCTGGAAACTCGTACAGCTCGTCCAGTTCCATCATGTCTGGCCTCACGCACAGAGCCTTGCCACACTCGTTAGGCTGGTAGAACGGCTGGAAATACGGACACAGGCCTGGAACTGAAGCGATACAGTATGAGTAACACTCAAGAAGAAGAATTAAAATGTCATTAAATGAAATTGTAATCTGACTCAAAGGAAGGAAGTTAACCGGAAAATAAAACTTTTGAGTGCTTCTTCGTGTACTTATTTTTCAAGACTTTGATTTTcttcattgacaaagttaagcacccagtgaaCACATTACTGGGTGTTGAGTGCctgattttcatttttcattgaaTGACACATGCAACAAATATGACAaccaatgcagtgtttcccatacattgaggaaactatggcgcaccgccatagtttaaatctggccgccatagtttccaaaaatgtaaaaaaaaaaatatatatattttaaacgatttcctttttaaaaacgatttgaaaaacgatttccttcccattttcctcctggagtaaatacatcctatagagaaaaccatgagtgcttgaaagagggACATtagggatgagtttactgacactgccCATGCTTTGTTTTActgttgtatgataatgagttaggcgacaggccttcattgacacagtagagttgggctgcatatagaaatgaatgtgtaatgaatgtgtatagacataaatgttgttcagcccttttactgggaggaattttcaaaaactggccctgtgaccagcacccctaaTGAAGAATGTGCACacctacgtactgtatgtgtgtgggggaaaaggtgttgcaaacagaaatgattcactgtactgcattttttttatataGATGACAATGTACTGCTATACAtggcatgggtaaaatcttacataatttctcaaaacataaatgtaGTCTGTAACATGAAgtttaggcctatagtttctccatgcaccAATGTCATACTTCACTAATTGTTTtaccgttttgcatttacgccgcCCACATTTACGCCAAATTTTCACCACCCCCCCAAAGGTCCGCGTGAAATGCACCCCCCCCAAACAACAAAAATctcggctgcccccatagtttccaaaatttctgtgggaaacactgcaatggTTTAACTATGAGTGGCTTATGAAATATCAGTCTGGCATGTTGAATGCCCTTCATCCTCATCATAACATCAACTCATCAAAAAAATCTTGTCTCAAATGGCGTACTTGTgtactttgggcactatgtttcagtgcgtagtcATGGCAACAAGCATTTTTAGTTACTCAGTCTGCCAGGTTCTCTTACTCTGAGGCTGGACGACCCGTCTGTGTGCGTCAGTCCTCCGGTCGCTGTGTGCAATGTTGCTAGACGACGCGGAGGGACTCATGCCCACGCAGTCGGGGTAGTATGCCACCAGGAACGGGTTGGCCAGGCTGTCCTTCAGCAGTGGTGGCACTATCAACATGGAGTTCCACCAACTGCCACTCACGCCCGCCACCCTCTGACCGCACATAGAGACAAGAGGAAAATACAGTATAAACATACAATAAAATATCAACATGTGAAGAATAACAGATGTAAATGTAAACTGCTTTTCATACATTTCAATAGGGTTTCAGTCTGTACCTTTTATGTGACCTGAGTAGTGTTCTCAATATGAATGGTGGTAATCGTTCCCTACATTCTTTTACTGTTAACGATGACCCTGAGGGCCCAGCCATGGCTTagacggctgggcactggactgctgcgCGGGTGACCCGAGTtagattcccgacccgggtcatttcccgatcctcccccatctctctctccactcgtttcctgtcccactcttcattgTCCTGTCTAAATAGAGTTGAAGaaaccccccaacaaaaaaacaatgacacTGAGCTCAAATTTAATGTCACTCCTTCAAGCATTCAAGCAAGCGattcaaaaaaagagaaatatgcTATACTGCATGTGTAGGTTAACCGTCATGCCGTATTGACTTGAGAAGGTCAATACGCATGTGTTGGTTGGCGGCCCAAAGCAACGAACTATCTGAAATTCTATACACCCTCGAAATAGAGTTGGACTCAGGGATGTGGCATCCTAAACGCAAGTccaacggtctctctctctcacgcatgtatacacactcACCGAGTCCTCTGGAAGGGAGCATTGGTCAGGTCCTTCTGTCTGTAAGGCACAAAAAAATACGGTAGTTTGGTCAATAGTCCCAAAAGAGAAAACCAATAGTAGATCATTATGAGCTGCATTTATTGCCAAAACAGTTGGCTCTAAGTCATTCAAACATTGTGCATTCAAAAGAGTTCACTCCCTGATGTTCCCTGATTTTGGGAATCAATGCTGCCAGTGTGCCAATGTAAGGGCTGGCTGGCATCAGCCTTGAGGTGCCTAACTCAACATTGCCTCACTATGTTATATTGAGTATGCATATAGCTTTGGATTACCTACCATTGTATATGCCTATTGCAGCTTGCCTACCATTCCATATGGGTAGCTTTTGCATCACCTACCATTGCATACCCCCAGCTTAACATTGCCTAGCATATGCCAATCTTGGCACCGTCTTATGCCTAACTTCGCATCACCTGCCATTGCATATGCCCCTGTTGGCATCACCTGCCATTGCATATGTCCCTGTTGGCATCACCTACCATTGCAGTTGCATATTGTGCCTAACTTGGCATTGTCTACAATAGCACATGTCTAGCTTGGCCTCGCCTGTCATTACATGGCTACCTTGACATTGTTGACCTTGAGTCCACAGCGGTAGGTGGAGACCAGTGATGGGGTGAGCTGGATCTCCTTAGTCAACTGCCTCCACTTCCCACAGTCTGCCTTGGTGCACTGGACCTGCAGGGTAccgaatagaataaaatagactagaatagaacagaacacatCACATAAAACATCTGTGCTGCACCTCGATTTATTTTGTGCCTGGCTTCTAAACAATCCCGTGTAGCACAGAGTTACTGGAGAAGGTGAAAATCTGAGACAATTCTACACGCAAGACACGTGCGCACATTACCACATGGTCCTCGTAGGTCACGatactcgtgtgtgtgcgtgtgcgtgcgtgtgttcttacCCAATAGGGAAGTTGCTGGTCGGCCATGAAAGCTTTGAGGCTGGGCTCAGTCTTGCCGTTGCCCGTCCACAGCCTCTTCCAGGATGTGTACTTCTCATAGCCGTCTTTATGACTGACAACAaaggagacatacagtacaggggGTGCAAGTCAAAATACCACCTCTATTCCTTTCCTGTGGCTGTTGGCCTCTTGCCTCTGTGTCGGCCACACCTCAAAGGAGAATTAATAACGTTTCTAAACCAACGCAGAGCAACCTTTTTTTTTGGGTGTGGGGGGggcacgacacgacacacacactcaacatactGATTGCGAATGAGAGAATGACATTGAATAAAAACTTTGATCATCAATGGTGTCGAACTTCACGTCACGAGCTAGGAGGCCacagaaaaggaaaggaggaagtAATGTGACACAACACACCCAACATGTAACGCTCTACACTGGAATTAGGCATGCCTGGTTTCTATTTGAAAGGACACAATTATTTTTTCATTAGAGACGCGTACATTAACCAACCACAATTCCTGGTGGATTCCTGGTGGATTTATGATCTATTATGTACTAATTGTGTTACAAACTTATTATGGGGTGACTTTGAGACGATGCTAAAATAACATTCCTAAATCGTGCATCCCAATGCACGGCCAACTATATGCCATTTTGCCCGCTCACCTTCTATAGTAATGGTCAAAACATTCATTGCAGAAATGCTCGCCACAGGAAAGGTGGTACCATCTTGACGTGTAGCCATTCTTTGCACATctggaacacagacagacaataaaGGGGTAACGGTTGGGGAGGCGAGGCAAGGCTTCGACTATAAAATGGCAGTCTGTGGTGTCCATTTCAGGGTGACAACTGTTTGGCGCTGAGGAGGAGACGGATATGTACCTTTCTGATGCACTGGCAAAGCAGACTGGATAAGTTGCCGGGCAGCCAGCCTTCTCACATTTCCTGTACTTCTTCTCCGACTGGTCATCTTCTTCGTCTGTGTCTGTAGCCTTCCTCTTGGccttggatggagagagagagagagagagagagagagagagagagagagagagagagagagagagagagagacagagacagagacagagacagagagagagagactcacaaagGTGCCCTTGTTTCCATGTGCACACTTGGCCCCGTTTCATTCCAAGAGGTTTGGGCTACTAGCTCTGTTGCAAAAGCATCTGAGGAAAGAACCCTGTTCATCATCACGAAAAGGGGGGAAATGCATGATGCTTGTCTTACCTGCCCCGTGggattgttgttgctgctgttgttgttgttgttcgatCTCCGCACCCTGATATTGGTCTGCCTGCCCGTGGCACGCAGGGGCTGGCTGTCTCCTGACGTGGATTCTGCTGTTGCCCCTCGCCTCTTCCCACGTTGCCGACCACCAGACGCATTGCTCCCATAATCTGTTCAACAGACACAACATGAACACGTAGAAAGTGGTTGTAAACAGGGCATACATGATATAAAACACTGCTTGGATCCAGCATATTGCGTCTCCAGCTGATGTTACTCGTGTGTCGATAGAGCTTCAAACCTGCGTCAGACAGCATGGCAGATAATCCTTCTTTTACTAACTACACGCCCGAACAATGCGTCCAACTGGAAACTGTATTCGCTTGCATATATATAGTGTAAACTTTGGTTTAGTCAACACCTCTGGAACTGCTACCAACAATTCACAAAACAATTGTATTGTCTGATCTGTCACCTAATTCGCTTCCGGTGACAAATCGGAAAAGGCGGAGACTGCGC
The Engraulis encrasicolus isolate BLACKSEA-1 chromosome 20, IST_EnEncr_1.0, whole genome shotgun sequence genome window above contains:
- the LOC134436134 gene encoding lysine-specific histone demethylase 2 → MLSDADYGSNASGGRQRGKRRGATAESTSGDSQPLRATGRQTNIRVRRSNNNNNSSNNNPTGQAKRKATDTDEEDDQSEKKYRKCEKAGCPATYPVCFASASERCAKNGYTSRWYHLSCGEHFCNECFDHYYRSHKDGYEKYTSWKRLWTGNGKTEPSLKAFMADQQLPYWVQCTKADCGKWRQLTKEIQLTPSLVSTYRCGLKVNNVKTEGPDQCSLPEDSRVAGVSGSWWNSMLIVPPLLKDSLANPFLVAYYPDCVGMSPSASSSNIAHSDRRTDAHRRVVQPQIPGLCPYFQPFYQPNECGKALCVRPDMMELDELYEFPEFSRDPTMYLALRNLILATWHRECKEVLTPQKCVPYVIVRGLVRVRCVQELDRVLHFMTRKGLINTGALLVKQPTLPEQYHHKKTVLVIGAGASGLAAARQLQNFGMQVVVLEARDRIGGRVWDDKTLGVTVGRGAQIVNGCVNNPIALMCEQLGIKMHKLGERCELLQEGGGATDPDIDKRMDFHFNNILDVVSEWRKDKSQHQDAPLGEKIQEEYKGFLQESGFHFSQLEEKVLQFHLSNLEYACGSTLDQVSARSWDHNEFFAQFSGDHTLLSDGYSSVLHKLAEGLDIHLNSPVQMVDYSGDSVKVTTTAGSQWTAHKVLVTAPLALLQRGVIQFCPALPERKLKAIHSLGAGVIEKIGLQFPYRFWDRKVQGADYFGHVPPSPESRGMFSVFYDMDPKGKQSVLMSVITGEALATVRDLEDKEVADMCLRVLRQLFPDQEVPDYQKFFVTHWSKDAWAQMSYSFVKTGGSGEAYDVIAEDIQGKVFFAGEATNRHFPQTVTGAYLSGVREASKITAL